One genomic region from Pseudoduganella dura encodes:
- a CDS encoding trans-sulfuration enzyme family protein → MATRVIHAGQYPDPSTGAIMPPIYATSTFVQQSPGVHKGLDYGRSHNPTRWAFERCVADLEGGAQGYAFASGLAAISTVLELLDAGSHIVAGDDMYGGSYRLFERVRRRSAGHEFTYADLTDPENLLAALRPETKMVWVETPTNPMLKLADLAAIARICRERGIIAVADNTFASPIVQRPLEHGFDIVVHSATKYLNGHSDIIGGIAVVAGEERQAAWREQLGFLQNSVGAILGPFDSFLALRGVKTLAIRLERYCASALELAQWLHEQPKVRKVFYPGLETHPQHELARRQMEGFGGIISIDLATDLAGARRFLERCEVFALAESLGGVESLIEHPALMTHATIPAAQRAQLGIGDGLVRLSVGIEDVGDLRRDLAGALAAI, encoded by the coding sequence CTGGCCACGCGCGTGATCCACGCCGGCCAGTACCCCGATCCGTCGACCGGCGCGATCATGCCGCCGATCTATGCCACGTCGACCTTCGTGCAGCAAAGCCCCGGCGTGCACAAGGGCCTGGACTACGGCCGCTCGCACAACCCCACGCGCTGGGCGTTCGAGCGCTGCGTGGCCGACCTGGAAGGCGGCGCGCAAGGCTACGCGTTCGCCTCCGGCCTGGCGGCGATCTCCACGGTGCTCGAACTGCTCGACGCCGGCTCGCACATCGTGGCCGGCGACGACATGTACGGCGGCAGCTACCGCCTGTTCGAGCGGGTGCGCCGCCGCAGCGCCGGCCACGAATTCACGTATGCCGACCTGACCGACCCGGAAAACCTGCTCGCCGCGCTGCGCCCGGAAACGAAGATGGTGTGGGTGGAAACCCCGACCAATCCGATGCTCAAGCTGGCCGACCTGGCGGCCATCGCCCGCATCTGCCGCGAGCGCGGCATCATCGCCGTGGCGGACAACACGTTCGCCAGCCCGATCGTGCAGCGCCCGCTGGAACATGGCTTCGACATCGTCGTGCACTCGGCCACCAAGTACCTGAACGGCCACTCGGACATCATCGGCGGCATCGCCGTCGTGGCCGGCGAGGAGCGGCAGGCCGCATGGCGCGAGCAGCTCGGCTTCCTGCAGAATTCCGTGGGCGCGATCCTCGGTCCGTTCGACAGCTTCCTGGCCCTGCGCGGCGTGAAGACGCTGGCGATCCGCCTGGAACGCTACTGCGCCAGCGCGCTCGAACTGGCGCAGTGGCTGCACGAACAGCCGAAGGTGCGCAAGGTGTTCTACCCCGGCCTTGAAACGCACCCGCAGCACGAACTGGCGCGGCGCCAGATGGAAGGCTTCGGCGGCATCATCTCGATCGACCTGGCCACCGACCTGGCCGGCGCGCGGCGTTTCCTGGAGCGCTGCGAAGTGTTCGCGCTGGCCGAAAGCCTGGGCGGCGTGGAAAGCCTGATCGAACACCCGGCGCTGATGACGCATGCGACGATCCCGGCCGCTCAGCGCGCGCAACTGGGGATCGGCGACGGCCTGGTGCGCCTTTCCGTGGGCATCGAGGACGTGGGCGACCTGCGCAGGGACCTGGCCGGCGCGCTGGCCGCGATCTGA